The Vicia villosa cultivar HV-30 ecotype Madison, WI linkage group LG1, Vvil1.0, whole genome shotgun sequence genome includes a region encoding these proteins:
- the LOC131598159 gene encoding uncharacterized protein LOC131598159, which translates to MADTKFIAEGGSSHRPPYFNGSDYYYWKGKMRLFLLSQDNNMWSVVENGNYTPMTTATDTVASVPKIQSQWTKEENDKVLLNSKAQFILSCALSREEYDRIEECTTAKEIWDALKIHHEGTNHVKEERIDLGVRKFETFEMKEEETIDEMFSRFTIIVNELRSLGKAYSAHERIRKILRCLPKIWRPMVTAISQAKDLKILQVEELIGSLRAHESILNEDKPQRKGKMIALKTSHNSASQISTSQGITEEETGFLSEDENDLALISRRIQQMILKRNQNRKSFQPRKDYQKPEIDKSKITCYGCNKLGHFKTECPLKTHRNFSSKKKSMLAQWDDSENSNSEAEDEEANLCLMTNSDSEEVSTLNSCYTCKEIGILFDNLLEDSNILTQKCLFQKEQIHTLKTEKEDLIKSNLKHLETIKELQKAYSYLSLHQKVINEKIKPLNNQDKIESLENQVETLTKDITSFVKSTKTFQK; encoded by the coding sequence ATGGCTGATACAAAGTTTATAGCTGAAGGAGGATCATCACATAGGCCTCCTTACTTTAATGGTTCTGACTACTACTACTGGAAAGGTAAGATGAGATTGTTTCTACTATCTCAAGATAACAACATGTGGTCTGTGGTTGAAAATGGCAACTACACACCAATGACTACTGCAACAGACACAGTTGCGTCAGTTCCAAAAATTCAGTCACAATGGACAAAAGAAGAAAACGACAAGGTACTACTAAACTCTAAAGCTCAATTTATATTATCATGTGCTCTTAGCAGGGAAGAATACGACCGGATAGAAGAATGCACAACTGCCAAAGAAATCTGGGATGCTCTCAAAATACATCATGAAGGAACAAATCATGTTAAAGAAGAAAGAATTGATCTAGGAGTCAGGAAATTTGAAACCTTTGAGATGAAGGAAGAAGAAACCATAGATGAAATGTTCTCTAGATTCACTATAATTGTCAATGAACTAAGATCACTGGGAAAAGCTTATTCTGCTCatgaaagaattagaaaaattctaagatgTCTCCCAAAGATTTGGAGACCTATGGTAACAGCTATCTCACAAGCAAAAGATCTAAAGATTCTACAAGTTGAAGAACTTATAGGATCTCTTCGTGCTCATGAAAGTATCCTCAATGAAGATAAACCACAAAGAAAAGGTAAAATGATAGCTCTTAAAACCTCTCATAATTCTGCATCTCAAATCTCCACCTCACAAGGAATAACTGAAGAAGAGACCGGATTTCTATCTGAGGATGAAAATGATTTGGCTTTAATCTCTAGAAGAATTCAACaaatgattttaaaaagaaatcaaaacAGAAAGTCATTTCAACCCAGGAAAGATTACCAGAAACCTGAGATTGATAAAAGCAAGATTACATGTTATGGATGCAACAAACTTGGACACTTCAAAACAGAATGCCCACTCAAAACTCATAGGAATTTTTCCTCTAAAAAGAAATCTATGCTTGCACAATGGGATGACTCAGAGAACTCTAACTCTGAAGCTGAAGATGAGGAAGCTAACCTATGCCTGATGACTAACTCCGATTCTGAAGAGGTAAGTACACTAAACTCCTGTTATACTTGCAAAGAAATAGGAATTTTATTTGACAACCTATTAGAAGATTCAAATATCTTAACTCAAAAATGCTTATTTCAAAAAGAACAAATTCATACTCTTAAAACTGAAAAAGAAGATCTAATAAAATCCAACTTAAAACATTTAGAAACCATTAAGGAGTTACAAAAGGCATATTCTTATTTGTCATTACATCAGAAAGTTATTAATGAAAAAATCAAACCTCTTAACAATCAAGATAAAATTGAAAGTCTTGAAAATCAAGTAGAAACTCTCACCAAAGATATAACCTCCTTTGTAAAATCTACTAAAACATTTCAAAAATAA